In Helicobacter sp. MIT 99-5507, the sequence TAAAAAATCTAAAAGCTCAAATCGAAGTTATTGATAATAATCTATCAATCTTAGATGTTCTGCTTGATAAATTGCATAGAAAAGTAGAAATATTAGAAACAATAAAAGATGCAAATGAATTAAAAGAAACAAAAAAAACACTCTTAGAGCTAGAATCTACAAGCAAGATTCTAAATGTCTATGTAGATATTTTTAAGAAAAATGCAAATAATGATATTCAAAAAGTTCAGCAAGAAATAAAAAGTGAATTTTTAAAACTTCTTTATATTGCAGTGGCGATTGCAGCTATCGTGCTTATTGCCTTTATTGTAAAATTGATTTTAAAAATCTATGTCCAACGAAGCGAAAGCACAAAAACTTACACAATAAACAAGCTTGTAAATTTTATAAATCTTAGCATTATTGTGTTTATTTTAGTTTTTGCATATATAGAAAATGTCACATATATCGTTGCAATCATTGGTTTTGTATCTGCTGGTCTTGCTATTGCTATGAAAGATTGGTTTATGTCTTGTCTTGGATATTTAGTAATTGTTGGCGGTGGAAGTATAAAGTCTGGAGATAGGATTCGCGTAGTAAAAGATAATACCACTTATGTAGGCGATGTTATTGATATATCAATGCTTAGAATCACAATTTATGAAGATGTCACATATACATCTTATGCAGAAAATAGACGTGCAGGTAGGATTATATTTATTCCAAATAATTTTATTTTTACAACGATGATTTCAAATTATTCTCATTCTGGAATGAAGACGGTTTGGGATGGTATAGATATCACTATCACATTTAATAGCAATTATAAAAAAGCACTTATTCTTGCAAGTGATATTGCTAAAAAATATTCCAATGGATATACACAAACTGCTAGAAAACAGCTAAATAAATTAAAAATTGAATATTCCATACGAGATTTAAATGTTGAACCTAGAGTATTTAGTTTTATTGTGCCAAATGGAATTAGAATTTCAATTTGGTTTCAAACAAATTGTTATGCAACTTTGATGCTAAATAGTGTAATTTCTGGAGCAATAATTGAGGCATTTAATAAAGAAGATGATATTGAAATATCATATCCAACAACAACAGTGATTTCAAAAGATAAAAACTTAGCAGTTGGTGCAGGAGTAAATAATGAAGGTCTTTTTTAAGACATTTGGTTGCAGGACAAATATATTTGATACACAAGTAATGATTGAGAATTTGCAATCATTTTTGCTTGTAAATAATGAAGCTGAAGCAGATATCATTGTGATTAATTCTTGCACCGTTACAAATGGTGCTGATAAGGATGTAAAAGATTATATTTCAAAAATCCAAAAGTTGAATAAAAAGATATTTTTTACAGGTTGTGCTTTAAATAGTGTGGGAAAAATTGCATTTGATAATGAAAAGATATTTGGCGCATTTGGTCATAGTAGCAAGGAAAATATAGAAAGTTTGCTAAAAAAGCCAAAACGATTTTTTATAGAAAATGATTTATCTCACAAAGATTCTACTATTGTTGGTGATTTTGCAAATAAAATAAGAGGATTTATAAAAGTGCAAGAAGGTTGCAATTTCAAATGTTCTTATTGCATTATTCCACAAGTGCGGGGAAAATCAAGGAGTTATGATAGGGATAAAATATTATCTCAAGTGCAAAAATTAGTAGATAATGGAGTAAGTGAGATAGTGCTAAGCGGGACAAATCTAGGCAGCTATGGCAAGGAAGATAAATACACTTTAGCACAATTAATAATTGATATTTCAAAAATATCTGGCATAAAGCGGATACGATTAGGTAGCCTAGAGCCTTCCCAAATTAAAGATGATTTTTTAGAGATTCTAGATTCTAAGTTTTTGGAGAGACATTTGCATATCGCATTGCAACATACAAATGATATTATGTTAAAAGCTATGAATAGAATAAATAGATTTGATAAAGATTTAAAATTATTTGAAAGTATAGCAGATAAAGGTTTTGCACTTGGTAGTGATTTTATCGTAGGATTCCCAGGAGAGAGTGAAGAAATATTTGATGATATGATAAAAAAAATAGAAATGCTTCCTTTGACACATATCCATGCTTTTATATATTCTCCTCGCAATAATACAATGGCAGCAAAACTAAAAATAGATGTTTCTAAAGGTATGGCAAAAGAGAGATTGCATAAAATAAAAGATATTATTTCATCAAAAAATAAAGCTTTTAGAGAAAATAAAATGCCACTTGATGTTTTAGTTGAAAGCAAAAAGGGTGATTTTTATTATGGATTAGATCAGTTTTATAATAGAATTAGGATTAAAAGTGACAAATCTTTATATTCTAAATGGATTGTAATTGATGATTACAAGATAGAACAGGATATCAACTATGCAGAAATCTAAAAACTTAGTCATTATTATTGTTGGACTTATTTTAATTGTTTTGCTTGGAGGGATTTTATTTACTCGTGATAACAATATCTTAATAACCAATGATGAGCTAAATAATATTCTCTTAACAAAAGAAATCCAAAAAGTATCTATTGATGATAGTTATTTATATATTATCACGGATTCTAATGCTTATAAAATTGCAAAAGATTTAGTGGATTTAAAAAGTCTAGATAGCATCGCAATTGAAGTAAAAAAACCATTTATGTTTGATAGAATCTTAGCTAGTCTTGGTGTTTTTGTCATTTTATTGCTTGGTTTTGCAGTATTACTTAGTGCTATAACAAGAACATTTAAAAAGCCTAAACCAAAGGAAGCAGCAAAAGAAACTCAAATCCAAACATCAAATCAAATCAATATAGAATCTAATTTTAATAAAGTATCAAATATCAAAAATATAAAATTTGATGATATTGCAGGAATAAAAGAAGTAAAAGATGATTTATTTGAAATCATTGACTATATAAAGAATCCAAAAAAATATCAAGATATGGGAATCCATCTTCCAAAAGGCATTTTACTTGTTGGACCGCCGGGTGTAGGTAAAACAATGATAGCAAAAGCAATAGCAAATGAAGCAAATGTCCCATTTTTTTATCAAAGTGGTTCATCTTTTGCACAAATTTATGTAGGAATGGGTGCAAAACGCGTAAGAGAGCTATTTTTTGTAGCAAAAGCAAGTGCTCCAAGTATCATTTTTATTGATGAAATTGATGCAGTTGGTAAAGCTAGAGGTGAAAATAGAAATGATGAGAGAGAAACTACACTAAATCAGCTTTTAACAGAAATGGATGGCTTTGAAGATAGTAGTGGAGTTATTGTTGTTGGTGCTACAAATAGGATAGAAGTGCTAGATTCTGCTTTGCTTAGAGCAGGTAGATTTGATAGAAGGCTTTATATTGATTTACCAGATTTTGATGAAAGAAAGAAAATCATTGAACTTTATCTAAAAGATAAAGAGCATAAAGTTGATATAGATGAGATAGCAAGGCAAAGTGTTGGTTTTAGCGGTGCCGCTATCGCTTCGCTTGTAAATGAAGCCTCACTCAATGCTTTAAGAAAAAATTCTAAAGTCATTGAAAATGATGATTTTTATTTATCTCACTCAAAAATTGAAAGTGGAATAAAAAAACAGCTAAGTTTTAGCGAGGAAGAAAAACAAGTCCTATCCCTTTATCAAGCTGCAAAAGCTATTAGTGCATATTGGTGTGATATTGACTTTGATAAGATTACTTTGCTTGGGGATGGTATCAAAAAAAATGATAAAAATATATTATCAAAAAGTGATTTAACAAATATGATAAAAGTTGCATTAAGCGGTAGCGTAGTGCTAGAAATGAATATGGGAGAATCTTATACAAATTGCAAAGACGATATAAGGATTGCAAAACAAATTGCATTTGAGATGAGTCAAGATTATGCGATGATGGGTAGAATAATGGCAGATTCTAGTGATGTAGAATCTGAATTGCAAAATATAAAAAGTGAATTGCAAATATTTTTTAATAGTGCAAAAGGGATTTTAAGAGAAGTTCAAGCCATACTGCTAAAAAATGAAAAAATCACAAAAGAAGAATTAAGGGAAATATTAAAAGAAGGCATATTTATTGAGTGAGTTTTTTGGAGGATTTGCATTGAAAGATGATTTGAATCTATTTGCAAATCTTTTAGATAGCTTTGAAATAACACTAAATCAATATGATGTTTGCGGCTTTGGCTATGGCTCTAAGAGAGCGTTAGATTATGTGCTAAATTGCAATAGTCGCATAAATAGACTCATATTATTATCACCTGCTTTTTTTAACAATAAAGATTCTGCTTTTTTGGATTCTCAAATAGAATATTTTAGTAAAAATAAAGAGCTTTATTTAAAGCATTTTTATGAAAATATTGGATTTGATGGATTGTATAGATTTAATAGTGATGTCTCTGTGAGAGATTTAAGGGCTTTTTTTGAATTTAGTTTCAATGAAGTTGATTTATTTAGAATTTGCAATAGAGGCATTAAGATTATAGTTTTTTTAGGTGGCAAAGATAAAATCATAGATTCTACTAATGCTATGGAGTTTTTTAAAAATTTTGGTATTGTTTATTTTATAAAAGAAGCAAATCATTTATTAAGGATAGAAAAATGAATATTGACCTACATAATCATACAAAAAGATGCAATCACGCTATTGGTGAAAGCTATGAATACATAGAATCTGCAATTAATTGCAATACTGATATATTTGGATTTGCCTGCCATGCACCTATGAAATTTGATGAAAAATATCGTATGCAATTTTGTGAGATAGATGACTATATCAAAGAGGTAAAAGATTTAAGAGAGCAATATAGAGATAAAATTGATATTAAAGTTGGATTTGAAGTTGATTATATCAATAAAAAAGAATATTTGATAGAAAAAAAAGTATTAGATTCTAGTGTGGATTATTTGATTGGTTCGGTGCATTTTTTGAATAATTGGGGTTTTGATAATGAAGAATTTATCGGTATCTATAAAAGTATAAATATCAATGATGCGTGGATTGAATACCTAGAATCTATTTCAAATATGGCTCAAAGTGGGCTTTTTGATATTGTCGGACATTTTGATTTATTTAAGATTTTTAATAATCCTCCAAGCAAGAATCTAAAAAATAATATCATCAAAACCTTAGAATCTATCAAAGATAATAATATGGTGCTTGAGATAAACTCTGCTGGATTTAGGAAAAATATAGGCGAGATGTATCCAAGCAAGGAGATTTTAGAGCTTGTATTTACGCTAGATATTCCTATTACATTTAGCAGTGATGCACATAATCCAAATCAAGTTGGCTTTAAAAGAGATGAATGTAAGGCTATTGCAAAAGATATAGGATTTAAAAAAGTTGCAAGTTTTAAAGATAGAAAAATAGAATTTTATGATTTCTAAGTCGCCAAAAAAATTTGGAGGCGACTTAGAAGTCTTAGAATTTCACTGCTCCAGTTGTAGCAAGTGGGATAATTCTATTTGAACCACTTGGATAAGATTCTTTTAGAGATTTACAGAATGTTCCCCCATTATTACCTCCAGTAGTAGTTGCAGATATTCGGTTTGGATCAAATGTTAGGTTTCCTGTAGTTGTATCTAAAATAATTATAGCCCCACATCCGCCAGTTTGCGCTCCTTGAGCATTTTGTACATTTCCAAGTGGCTCGATTCCTTTAGTATTACTACCATTTACGGTCCATCTACCTCGATCAAGTCCTCCTGTATCTATCATCCAATCACCCCATGAACTAAATCCAGTAGGAGTTGATGCTGTAGGGTCTAGATTTTCTGCAAAAACTCTTGCAGGGATTGCTTTTAATACAGAAGCAATATCACTTCTTGCCATTGCCACTTGTGCATCTGTCCTTGTTGTTACGAATCTAGGCACAGCAACAGCAGCAAGCACACCTAAAATAACGATAACAAATACTAACTCAATCATTGAAAAACCATTTCTTTTCATTTTCTTTCCTTTTTAAAAAGATTTCTTAAATCCATTAGGATAAAAGTTAATGAAATTTAAACATTTTTTTTTTGAATATTTCCTTAAAGCCTAAAATATAATGCCTATTTGAATGCTTGAGAGACCATTTTTCTTCTCAAATATGCAATCTTACTTTGCAATGGTAGCTCTTTTGGGCAGAAATCTTGACATGCCATTAAAGACATACAGCCAAATACACCATCATCATTACCAATTAATTCATAGAAATCTTCATCGCTTCTATTATCGTGAGGATCTAACATAAATCTTGCAACTCTATTTAATCCAGCAGCACCTACAAAATCATCTCTCATTAATTTCGTAGCACACCCTGCCACACAACAACCGCATTCAATACATCTATCAAGCTCAAATACCTCATCTGCAACACTAGGCTCGATTGGTTCTTCTAGTTTTGATATATCATGTTCTTTATTTGAGTGAATCCAGCCTTCAACTCTTTTTGTCATTCCCTCAAACCATATACCAGTATTTACAGATAAATCTTTTATGAGTTTAAATGCAGGAAGTGGAGCTAGAGTGATTATTCCATCTTCATAGTCTTTTGTTAGTGTTCTGCAAGCAAGTTTTGGTTGTCCATTTATCATCATGGCACAACTACCGCAGATTCCAGCTCTACATACAAAGTCAAAGCTCAAATTTGCATCTTGATTCTCTCTAATCATAGTCAATGCGATAAATATAGTCATAGAATCTGTTTCTTCTAGTTTATATTCCTTGAAATGTGGTTTATAAACTGCACTTTGAGGATCGTATTTTAATGCTCTTATTGTAATTATTCTCCCACTCATTTGTCATCTCCTAATCTTTGATTTTTAGCTTTATAGTGTGGTTGTAATTCAAAATACATCAATGCATTTTGGATTTCATATCTATCCTTGTTAGCTGCTTGCAATTCTTGTGTGATTTTATCTACTTCTGCTTGACGCACTGCACTTTTTGGATTTTCTATTATATTTCCTTTTGCACCATATCCTCTATATCCTGGTGGAATTTCCATCTTATCTATATCTAAGTCTTCGTATTCTATTGTTGGTGCATTGTCATTTTTATCTTTCCATGATGCAAGTGTTCGTTTTAGCCAATCTTTATCATCTCTTTTTGGGTAGTCTTCTCTAGTATGTGCCCCACGACTTTCTGTCCTATTTAGAGCACCTTTTGCTACACATAGTGCAATTTTAAGCATTTTAGGCACTCTATATGCTTCTTCTAATTCTGGATTGCAATGCATATGTTTATTTGAGATCCCTATATTTTTACTTCTTTTATATAGCTCTACTAATTCATCATACGCTTCTTGAAGCATCTTTCCTTCTCTAAAGATTCCAACTTTATCATCCATTATTTTTCGCATTGCATTTTTAATTTCAAATACATTTTCATTACCATTTGAATTTATGATATCTTCTAAATATTTTTGCTCTTCATTGATGAATTTTTCTATTGTATTTGTTTTTATATCCATTGTTTTACTTGCACAATAATCACTAAAATAATCACCAATAATCATACCTGATACAACAGCTTCGCTTACAGAGTTTCCACCCAGTCTATTAAAGCCATGTAAATCCCAGCATGATGATTCGCCTGCTGCAAATAAGCCTTTTAAGTTTGTATGTCCTTGATAATCTGTCCTAATACCACCCATAGAATAATGCTGCATCGGTCTAACTGGTGCCCATTGTTTTGTGACATCAATACCTGCAAAAATCTTACAAATATCATATACATCTCGTAGATTTTTGTGTATGTGAGATTCCCCAAGTATAGATATATCTAGCCATATATGATCACCATAAGGAGATTTTGCACCTTTACCTTTTCTTATGTGTTCTACCATTCTTCTACTTACAACATCTCTACTTGCTAGATCTTTTTTCTCTGGCTCATAATCTGGCATAAATCTATAACCATCTGCATCTCTTAATACTCCGCCATCGCCTCTACAACCTTCAGTAAGTAAGATTCCACTTGGCACAAGTGGAGTAGGGTGGAATTGCACAGCTTCCATATTTCCAAGTTTTGCAATACCTGTTTCTAATGCTATTGCAGCACCTACACCATTACATATCACAGCATTTGTAGTGTTTTGATAGATTCTGCCATATCCACCTGTTGCTATCATAGTCCCTTTTGCAATATATGCTGATAGCTCGCCAGTGATCAAATCTCTAACTATTGCTCCATAGCATACGCCATCTTCATAAATGATTTTTATAGCTTCTTTTCTGTCTCTTATATCAACATTATTTTTTATTGCTTCATTTGCAACTGCATACAACATTGAGTGTCCTGTAGCATCTGCAGTATAACAAGTTCTCCATTTTTTTGTTCCGCCAAAATCTCTTGAATGAATATATCCATGTCTAAAATCTTCTTCTTCAATGATTGTTTTTTGCGCATTTATGATAGCTTCTCTTTTTCCTTTTTGGATTCTACTCCAAGATACACCCCAAGTAGCAAGCTCTCTAATGGCTTTTGGTGCTGTTGTAACAAACATTCTAGCTACATTTTGATCACAACCCCAATCGCTTCCTTTTACTGTATCCATAAAGTGTAAGTCTTCATTATCACCATCACTCATTTTTGAATTTCCAAGACTAGCTTGCATACCACCTTGTGCAGCAGCAGAGTGACTTCTTTTTACTGGCATAAGACTTAAGACAATTGTATTTAATCCTCTTTTTTTGCACTCTATTGAAGATCTAAGTCCTGCTAATCCACCACCAATAATTAGTGCATCACAATATACTATATTCATTTATTCCCCCTAATTTCTTTATCTCCCATTTCATGAACCATCATATAATTAATATCTTTTTCTAAATTTAATCCATTTTTAATATATGCAGCATATGTTGCTAATCCTAGAATAATAAAAAATACGCTTAGAGCTATTTTTAGATTTCTAAGTCTTTTTAATGTGATTTCTGGTGTTTTTGCTTCAAACCATCCCCATTTAACTGCAAGTCTATACAATCCAATAGAACCATGCAATTCCACTGCAAATAATAATATTAGATATAGAATCCAAAAATGTTGATGAACAAATCTAAATGATGACCCAATGGAGCCTATTGTTTGAGGTTGAGTCATGACTATATATAAATGCACGCTTCCTAAGAAAAACATTGCAAAACCTGTATATGCTTGTATCACCCAAAGTGTTGTATCACTATGTCTAAGACTATCTTTGTGTGCTTTAAGCCTAATGTATTGTCTATAATTAATTGGAAATTTCCTCATTGCAAGTAATGCGTGTAGTATAAATATAAAAAATACTATAAATGCAATAATTGATACTACAAATGGATATCCTTTTCCATCACTGCTCAAAAAATCAAGCTCAAAAAATCTTGATACTTTATCCATAGCCTCATTGCTAATTAAAATTGTTGATACAAAAAACATATGAGCCATCATGAATAAAGCAAGAAATAATCCTGTTGCGCTTTGCAGATAATCTAGCAAAGCAGGCATTCTGCTTGCTCTATTTTGTTTTGATATCCCAGTGTAGCTTTCAATTACTCTATTGTCCAAATCGCTTTGTTGCATACATCTCCCCCTTTATTGTTATTTTTATGTAAGTGAATATATTTTATCACTAAAAATGCAAAAATAGATTTAAATACATTATAAAACAGAATTTATTCTGTAATATTGTCCATAATTAAAGTAGTTTTTGAAAGTCTAGTTTTATCAAAATGTGTGTAGATTCTAGAAGTTGTGATACTTGAATGTCCAAGAGCTTCTTGCACAAGCACCAAATCAAGACTTTTTTGATACAAAAGTGTTGCAAATGAATGCCTAAGCATATGAGCTCCATTTTTTTCTTTTCTAATTCCAGCAAAAGTTAAAATATTTTCTACACTTCTACTTACATAAGCTTGTGTTAGAATCTTGTTTTTAAAGTTACAAAATATATATTCGCTATCTAGTTGCATAGAATCTTTTTGTATTTTCCAATTTTGTAACAATTCTTGTATATGTTTTTTTAAAATCATTACTATTCTAGGTTTATTTCCTTTTCCACGCACTTGTAAAATGTAGTTGTTTTCATCTTCGCTAATATCTTTGTATTTTAAATTGAGTGCTTCAGATACACGGATTCCAGTGTATATGATAGTTTTTATAATTAATTGATTTCTATTTTTAACTTTTGGTGAAAATGGATAATCATCTATTGCATTAAGGAATCTTTTGAGTTCATCTTCATTCATAAATGATGGTAATTTTTCTGCACTTTTTCCACGAATATCACCAATATTTTTTAGTTCAATATTAAATATATATGATTTTCCATTTTCATCTTCATTTTGCTTATCAATAAAACCAAAAAAACCAATAACCACAACTCGATGATTCTTTTTGCTAGCATTGCTTAGACTACTACAAGCTACAGCGATAAAATCTCGTAATATCTCTTCATCAATTTCTCTCATACTTGCAAAACCAAATGTTTGTAAATATGAAAATAATTTTAACAATGGATTTGCATATGTATTTATCCCAATCAGTCCATTATTGCGGACTTCTTTTAATAATGTCTGGAGTTGTTCTACATTTTTTATCCCGAATCTTAAACTTTTCATCGTTTGATTTAGGATTTCTTTATTTTTTACATTTCTTGATGATAAGGTTGCTACTTTGCTATGTAAAAATCGCTCTATCCAAAATAGTAATGTTTCATCAAAAGTATCTTTAAAGTCGATGCTATAACGCAATTTTGTAATCCTTTTAGAATCTTATATTTTAAATACTATTGGATTAAATGCTTTTGTAGATACTAAAATCTCATCTCCTATTTTGTATTGTGAGGCATCATTATCCATAGTAATTGTTGCTATATTATTGTTGATTAGCAATTTCACTATGAAAATTATACCATTTTGCTTAATATCAATTATTTTGGCACTAAAGCTAAATTTTGAACTTATATTATTATTTGCAAAAATAATATTTGCATCACCATCGTTTATAATCTTTCCATTTTTTAAATGCAAGATTCTATTTGATAGCTTAAAAATTTCGCTTATATCGTGGCTTACTATAATCGTAGTTAATTTGAAATATTTATGAAGTCTAATAATTTCATCTTGAAGTATTAAACGCATATCATTATCTAATGCACTTAGTGGTTCATCAAGTAGTAGAATCTTGCTTTTATACACTAATGCTCTAGCTAATGCTACTCTTTGTTTTTGTCCGCCAGAGAGCTTGTTTGGCTTTGTGTGTTTTAGATTATCTAATTGCATGAGATTTAATATCTCATCAACTCTATATCTTTGTTTTTTACTTTCCAAGCCAAAGCAGAGATTTTGATATACATTTAGATGTGGAAATAATGCATAGTCTTGAAACACAAAGCCAATTTTGCGTTTTTGTGGAGCTAGATTTATTTTTTTATCACTATCAAACCATATTTCATTATCAACGATAATTTTTCCAGAATCTGGCATATCAAGTCCGCTTAAGATTCTAAGCAATGTCGTTTTTCCTGCACCACTTTGCCCAAATATACTCAAAAATGTGTATTCTTGAATTTTAGTATTTACTTCTAATGTGATTTTGCCATTTTGGGTATTTAGAGATTTTTTTATATCTATTTCTATCATCATTTATGCTTTTAGATATTTTTTGTTTATATAAAAAATTGCAAATAAAAGAATAAAAGTAATACTAAATAAAGATAGGGAATATTGATGTGCAAGCTTTGTATTTAGACTCTCTACTTCATCATAAATTGCGATACTTGCAACTCTAGTCTCTCCTGCAATATTGCCTCCAATCATCATTACTACACCAAATTCACCGATTGTATGCACAAAGCTAGTGATTGCTCCAAGTAATAAGCTTGATTTTATATTTGGCAATAATACAAAAAATAATGTATAGAATCTTCCTTTGCCAAGAGTATAACTTGCTTCTTTTAGTGATAATGGAAGATTTTTAAATCCATCTTTTATTGGATTTACCATAAATGGTAGAGAGAAAATGATACTTGCAATAATAATTCCCTCAAAGCTAAAAACTAATTTTAAATTAAAACTATCTAATAGCCACGCTCCAAAAGCATTGCTTGGTGAGAAAGCTACAAGAAGGTAGAATCCAAGCACAGATGGAGGCAAAACTAAAGGCATCCAGATGATGACTTCTAATAATAATAGAATCTGTTTTTTGGAATAAGCAAGTATGTATCCCAAAAAAATTCCAATAGGTAGCAATATAAAAGTAGTAATAAATGAAACTCTAAAAGTGAGCAACATCGTTTCTATAAATGAAGATTCCATTGCTATCTTTTTATTAGATTAATATTGAAGCATTAATTCATTTGATTTTATAAACCAAATAAAACTATCCCCAATATTAATATTTAGCTCTTTTTTTGCTTCTTGTGTGATAAGTGAATTTATAGTCATTCCATAAAAATCAAAAGAGATTCTAGCAAATATAGAATCTTCTTCTATATTTAAGACTTTTCCTTCAAATTTATTTCTTGCACTTAAATTTACACTTTGTGTGTGTGCTACCATAACTTCACTTTCTTTAAATATGATATTGCATTCTAAGCCAATATCTATATTTTGCTTATCAAAATCAAGCATTAATACACTAAATATATTTTTATATTTATCTTGTAATTTTACGAATGCTACATTGTTTTCTTTTTTTATGTTAATTATTTTTGCTGGTATTGTATTCATGGTTTGCTATATCCGTAAGATTCAAATATTTTTTGTGCTTTATCTTCTAATATGAAACTTTTAAAATCATTTGCAAGTTTCGAATCTTTTCCATTTTTTGTAAGAACCATCGCCTGAAGTATTGGACTATAAGTATTTTCATCGATGATTAGATAATTTGCTTCTTTATCTTTTACTACCATAGATAATGCACTAAAACCAATATCGCTATTTCCAGATTTAACATATTGTGTAGCTTGTCCTATAGATTCTCCAAGAACAATTTTGTTTTCTATCTTGTCATATATTTTGATGTTTTCCATTGCCTGCATTGCAGCTACACCATAAGGTGCTAATTTTGGATTTGGTAAGGCAATATGTTTTATTTTGTAATCTTTTAATACATTAATAGAATCTATTTTCATATTTTTATCAATACTAAATAATATCAGCTTACCTTTTGCATAATTTATAGGCTTATCATCTGTTGCTTTTGAATCAAATAATTTTTGTGGATAACTTGTATCTGCTGCGATAAATAAATGCGCTGGAGAACCATTTACAATTTGATTATATGCTTTTCCTGATGAGATATAGTTGATATTTATATTGTCATTTTTTCTATCTTT encodes:
- a CDS encoding fumarate reductase flavoprotein subunit, which codes for MNIVYCDALIIGGGLAGLRSSIECKKRGLNTIVLSLMPVKRSHSAAAQGGMQASLGNSKMSDGDNEDLHFMDTVKGSDWGCDQNVARMFVTTAPKAIRELATWGVSWSRIQKGKREAIINAQKTIIEEEDFRHGYIHSRDFGGTKKWRTCYTADATGHSMLYAVANEAIKNNVDIRDRKEAIKIIYEDGVCYGAIVRDLITGELSAYIAKGTMIATGGYGRIYQNTTNAVICNGVGAAIALETGIAKLGNMEAVQFHPTPLVPSGILLTEGCRGDGGVLRDADGYRFMPDYEPEKKDLASRDVVSRRMVEHIRKGKGAKSPYGDHIWLDISILGESHIHKNLRDVYDICKIFAGIDVTKQWAPVRPMQHYSMGGIRTDYQGHTNLKGLFAAGESSCWDLHGFNRLGGNSVSEAVVSGMIIGDYFSDYCASKTMDIKTNTIEKFINEEQKYLEDIINSNGNENVFEIKNAMRKIMDDKVGIFREGKMLQEAYDELVELYKRSKNIGISNKHMHCNPELEEAYRVPKMLKIALCVAKGALNRTESRGAHTREDYPKRDDKDWLKRTLASWKDKNDNAPTIEYEDLDIDKMEIPPGYRGYGAKGNIIENPKSAVRQAEVDKITQELQAANKDRYEIQNALMYFELQPHYKAKNQRLGDDK
- the modA gene encoding molybdate ABC transporter substrate-binding protein yields the protein MKKSIIVMAFIALFMQVKAEDIMVLAAASLKYVLEDIKVEFLKDRKNDNININYISSGKAYNQIVNGSPAHLFIAADTSYPQKLFDSKATDDKPINYAKGKLILFSIDKNMKIDSINVLKDYKIKHIALPNPKLAPYGVAAMQAMENIKIYDKIENKIVLGESIGQATQYVKSGNSDIGFSALSMVVKDKEANYLIIDENTYSPILQAMVLTKNGKDSKLANDFKSFILEDKAQKIFESYGYSKP
- a CDS encoding tyrosine-type recombinase/integrase, which encodes MRYSIDFKDTFDETLLFWIERFLHSKVATLSSRNVKNKEILNQTMKSLRFGIKNVEQLQTLLKEVRNNGLIGINTYANPLLKLFSYLQTFGFASMREIDEEILRDFIAVACSSLSNASKKNHRVVVIGFFGFIDKQNEDENGKSYIFNIELKNIGDIRGKSAEKLPSFMNEDELKRFLNAIDDYPFSPKVKNRNQLIIKTIIYTGIRVSEALNLKYKDISEDENNYILQVRGKGNKPRIVMILKKHIQELLQNWKIQKDSMQLDSEYIFCNFKNKILTQAYVSRSVENILTFAGIRKEKNGAHMLRHSFATLLYQKSLDLVLVQEALGHSSITTSRIYTHFDKTRLSKTTLIMDNITE
- the modB gene encoding molybdate ABC transporter permease subunit, giving the protein MESSFIETMLLTFRVSFITTFILLPIGIFLGYILAYSKKQILLLLEVIIWMPLVLPPSVLGFYLLVAFSPSNAFGAWLLDSFNLKLVFSFEGIIIASIIFSLPFMVNPIKDGFKNLPLSLKEASYTLGKGRFYTLFFVLLPNIKSSLLLGAITSFVHTIGEFGVVMMIGGNIAGETRVASIAIYDEVESLNTKLAHQYSLSLFSITFILLFAIFYINKKYLKA
- a CDS encoding fumarate reductase cytochrome b subunit is translated as MQQSDLDNRVIESYTGISKQNRASRMPALLDYLQSATGLFLALFMMAHMFFVSTILISNEAMDKVSRFFELDFLSSDGKGYPFVVSIIAFIVFFIFILHALLAMRKFPINYRQYIRLKAHKDSLRHSDTTLWVIQAYTGFAMFFLGSVHLYIVMTQPQTIGSIGSSFRFVHQHFWILYLILLFAVELHGSIGLYRLAVKWGWFEAKTPEITLKRLRNLKIALSVFFIILGLATYAAYIKNGLNLEKDINYMMVHEMGDKEIRGNK
- a CDS encoding ATP-binding cassette domain-containing protein, whose product is MIEIDIKKSLNTQNGKITLEVNTKIQEYTFLSIFGQSGAGKTTLLRILSGLDMPDSGKIIVDNEIWFDSDKKINLAPQKRKIGFVFQDYALFPHLNVYQNLCFGLESKKQRYRVDEILNLMQLDNLKHTKPNKLSGGQKQRVALARALVYKSKILLLDEPLSALDNDMRLILQDEIIRLHKYFKLTTIIVSHDISEIFKLSNRILHLKNGKIINDGDANIIFANNNISSKFSFSAKIIDIKQNGIIFIVKLLINNNIATITMDNDASQYKIGDEILVSTKAFNPIVFKI
- a CDS encoding molybdopterin-binding protein, whose translation is MNTIPAKIINIKKENNVAFVKLQDKYKNIFSVLMLDFDKQNIDIGLECNIIFKESEVMVAHTQSVNLSARNKFEGKVLNIEEDSIFARISFDFYGMTINSLITQEAKKELNINIGDSFIWFIKSNELMLQY